A stretch of Anolis sagrei isolate rAnoSag1 chromosome X, rAnoSag1.mat, whole genome shotgun sequence DNA encodes these proteins:
- the YPEL1 gene encoding protein yippee-like 1: MVKMTKSKTFQAYLPNCHRTYSCIHCRAHLANHDELISKSFQGSQGRAYLFNSVVNVGCGPAEERVLLTGLHAVADIYCENCKTTLGWKYEHAFESSQKYKEGKFIIELAHMIKDNGWE; this comes from the exons ATGGTAAAGATGACAAAATCCAAAACGTTTCAGGCCTATTTGCCAAATTGTCACCGGACATACAGCTGTATCCACTGCAGAGCCCATCTAGCCAATCACGATGAGCTGATTTCTAAG TCCTTTCAGGGAAGCCAGGGACGAGCCTACCTCTTTAATTCAGT GGTGAATGTGGGCTGCGGTCCTGCGGAAGAGAGAGTCCTTTTGACAGGATTGCACGCAGTCGCTGACATTTATTGTGAAAACTGCAAAACCACTCTTGGATGGAAATAC GAGCATGCCTTTGAGAGCAGTCAGAAATACAAAGAAGGGAAATTCATCATCGAACTTGCCCACATGATCAAAGACAATGGCTGGGAGTAA